One Myxosarcina sp. GI1 genomic window carries:
- a CDS encoding UPF0182 family protein, which yields MQLQKKISLAIIVLAIAGLTFASTLIHLLTELWWFEAVEFADIFWKRISWQIIIWVGTLTVFALFLWLNYWLALRLTKDRAFRFLEASALEPFTKKVANYIAIVLIFLSSFAVANASSSAWETILKYFNATNFNSSDPVYDKDIGFYLFRLPLYGSIQDWLLTLLIAGLVLAALVYLFKGTIQFNWQWKSFVVERNWHRLLTKPIKIHLSLLLAAIAINVAFDFWLERYELLYSSAGVVWGADYTDTHARLLAYWVMTFGSILLGVFLIAAIWSRRALLPVYGIIAYTIVLILVNGIYPELQQRLIVEPNELAKELPYIKHNIAYTRSAYNLDRIEDNDYQVSNTANSIQPQNRATIDNIRLWDYRALLSTYRQLQEIRFYYRFKDVDVDRYTIDNNYRQVMLSPREFDYSKVPQTARTWVNQRLKYTHGYGLVMNPVNRVTSDGLPVFWIKNIPPVSEVDLQVKEPAIYYGEETSDYIFTGMSTPEFDYPRGDENTTTKYDGAGGVPIPSLLRKLAYAYDLGSLKILISQYFTSDSRIHYHRQVRERVSHVAPFLKFDRDPYIALINGRLQWIIDAYTTSKYYPYSEPVAHENETNLIEDRNINYIRNSVKVVVDAKDGTMQFYIVDNRDPVLATYRKIFPTLFKASNTIPPEVKAHFRYPLDLFKIQAKMYLTYHMSDPQVFYNREDLWRFSTELYDGAQQPSEPYYLIMRLPGEDREEFALILPFTPVNKDNMIAWMAARSDGENYGNLLLYEFSKQELVYGPFQIEARIDQNPEIAQQLTLWSQQGSRVIRGDLLVIPIDGSLLYVEPIYLRAEQGELPELKRVIVAYNKDVVMTPTLEQSLAQVFGDSPPAATATQPTANNINSDLTRSALDTYQKAQEALSQGNWAEYGRYQQQLKEILQELDR from the coding sequence ATGCAACTTCAAAAAAAGATATCGCTCGCTATTATTGTATTGGCGATCGCAGGTTTGACTTTTGCTTCTACCTTAATTCACTTATTAACAGAGCTATGGTGGTTTGAAGCGGTAGAGTTTGCCGATATTTTTTGGAAACGAATTAGTTGGCAAATTATTATTTGGGTTGGTACTCTGACTGTTTTTGCTCTATTTCTTTGGTTAAATTATTGGTTGGCATTACGCTTGACTAAAGATAGAGCGTTTCGTTTTTTGGAAGCTAGTGCATTAGAACCTTTTACTAAAAAAGTTGCTAACTATATCGCTATAGTCTTAATTTTTCTAAGTTCTTTTGCAGTGGCTAATGCTAGTTCTAGTGCCTGGGAAACTATTTTAAAGTATTTTAACGCCACAAATTTTAACAGTAGCGATCCAGTTTATGACAAAGATATTGGCTTTTATTTATTTCGTCTTCCTCTTTATGGCAGTATACAAGATTGGTTATTAACTCTATTAATTGCAGGGTTGGTATTAGCAGCACTCGTATATCTTTTTAAAGGTACAATTCAGTTTAATTGGCAGTGGAAAAGCTTTGTAGTAGAGCGCAATTGGCATAGACTATTAACCAAACCAATAAAAATTCATCTTAGTTTATTACTTGCTGCGATCGCAATTAATGTTGCCTTTGACTTTTGGTTAGAACGCTACGAACTATTATATTCTTCTGCTGGTGTAGTTTGGGGAGCAGATTATACAGATACTCATGCTAGGTTATTAGCTTACTGGGTAATGACTTTTGGCTCTATTTTGCTCGGTGTATTTTTAATTGCTGCCATATGGTCGAGAAGGGCTTTGCTACCAGTATATGGAATTATTGCCTACACGATTGTTTTAATTCTCGTAAACGGAATATACCCAGAATTGCAACAGCGACTGATAGTAGAACCCAACGAACTTGCTAAAGAGTTGCCCTATATCAAACATAATATTGCCTATACGCGATCGGCATATAACTTAGATCGTATAGAAGATAACGATTATCAAGTTTCTAACACTGCCAATAGTATTCAACCTCAAAATCGAGCCACTATTGATAACATTCGCCTTTGGGATTATCGAGCATTACTAAGTACCTATCGACAATTACAAGAAATTCGTTTTTACTACAGGTTCAAAGACGTAGATGTCGATCGCTACACTATAGACAATAACTATCGTCAAGTTATGCTTTCTCCCAGAGAATTTGACTACTCAAAAGTACCTCAAACCGCACGTACCTGGGTCAATCAGCGCCTCAAATATACTCACGGTTATGGTTTAGTAATGAACCCCGTTAATCGAGTAACTTCTGATGGTTTGCCAGTTTTCTGGATTAAAAATATTCCCCCCGTTTCAGAAGTAGATTTGCAAGTTAAAGAACCTGCAATTTATTACGGTGAAGAAACTTCAGACTATATCTTTACGGGAATGAGTACTCCAGAGTTTGACTATCCTCGTGGAGATGAAAACACTACTACTAAATATGATGGTGCTGGCGGCGTACCAATTCCCAGTTTATTACGCAAATTGGCTTATGCTTACGACCTTGGCAGCTTAAAAATTTTAATTTCTCAATACTTTACTTCAGACTCTCGCATTCACTATCATCGTCAGGTTAGAGAGAGAGTTAGTCACGTAGCACCCTTCTTAAAATTCGATCGCGATCCCTATATTGCGCTTATCAACGGTAGATTGCAGTGGATTATCGATGCTTATACTACAAGCAAGTATTATCCTTACTCGGAACCTGTAGCTCACGAAAACGAAACTAATTTAATTGAAGATCGAAATATTAACTATATTCGCAACTCGGTTAAGGTAGTTGTCGATGCTAAAGATGGCACGATGCAGTTTTATATTGTTGACAACCGAGATCCAGTTCTGGCAACTTACCGTAAGATTTTTCCCACTCTATTTAAAGCTTCTAATACTATTCCTCCAGAAGTTAAAGCACATTTTCGCTATCCTCTGGATTTATTTAAAATTCAGGCAAAAATGTATTTGACTTATCACATGAGCGATCCGCAGGTATTTTATAATCGCGAAGACTTATGGCGGTTTTCTACCGAACTTTATGACGGCGCACAGCAACCAAGCGAACCATATTACTTGATTATGCGTTTGCCAGGAGAAGACCGAGAAGAATTCGCGTTAATTTTACCTTTTACTCCCGTCAATAAAGACAACATGATTGCCTGGATGGCAGCACGCTCTGATGGTGAGAACTACGGTAATTTATTACTATATGAATTTTCCAAACAGGAACTAGTCTACGGGCCGTTTCAAATTGAAGCTAGAATCGATCAAAATCCCGAAATTGCCCAACAGTTAACCCTGTGGAGTCAGCAAGGATCGCGAGTAATTCGTGGCGATTTATTAGTAATTCCAATTGATGGTTCTTTATTGTATGTCGAACCCATATACTTACGTGCCGAACAGGGCGAACTTCCAGAACTAAAACGGGTTATTGTCGCTTACAACAAAGATGTAGTAATGACTCCAACTTTGGAACAGTCACTAGCGCAAGTATTTGGAGATTCTCCACCAGCAGCTACAGCTACGCAACCAACCGCTAACAATATAAATTCTGATTTAACGCGTTCTGCTTTAGATACTTATCAAAAGGCTCAGGAGGCATTAAGTCAGGGGAATTGGGCAGAATACGGACGCTATCAACAACAGTTAAAAGAGATTTTACAGGAGTTGGATCGCTAA
- a CDS encoding chloride channel protein encodes MSSNVRDSNFLNENSIENSDRNQLTYSQLILCAVVIGISGGMVATIYYFVLETMMHSMWHTLPEIVEPLFPGWLPAGNYVWIATTVGGFFVGLALYFLGLPGEMAQVVDKIHNPGKIDIRKSPAMVIASLIAITSGGSAGPEAPLVQVNGSLGSWLGDKLKLTKSSIRILTFCGMSAALGAFFGAPIGAALFALEIPHRRGLQYFEAIAPAIIAAILSFAVFRLNTGMTIGGFYHFEEVPALSPQNLFEGLVLGFIGAGLAVMFIFVFRLIGKLLEPLEHDRILLATLGGLSIGLIAFVFPQTLFFSEAQIQTVIETGASLGAGLLLAIAIAKMFAISFTLHSGFLGGFIFPLFFIGANAGYAVSLAVPQVHPTVGMVCLMAAVNVAVTKTPVSTSIILSVLSGTTMLPVIAISSFVSFVLTSQISMIKTQRSRDLEEVSSSSLILEKVTSVNEEDTAVLGLNKIKALVNN; translated from the coding sequence ATGTCTTCAAATGTTCGAGATAGTAATTTTTTAAACGAAAACAGTATAGAAAATAGCGATCGCAATCAACTTACATACTCGCAACTGATTCTTTGTGCTGTGGTTATCGGGATCTCAGGCGGTATGGTTGCTACCATATACTACTTCGTACTAGAAACAATGATGCACAGTATGTGGCATACTTTACCAGAAATAGTCGAACCACTATTTCCTGGCTGGCTACCTGCTGGTAACTATGTTTGGATTGCTACTACAGTTGGTGGTTTTTTTGTCGGTTTGGCTCTTTACTTCCTGGGACTTCCTGGAGAAATGGCTCAGGTAGTCGATAAGATCCATAATCCAGGTAAGATTGATATTCGCAAAAGTCCCGCGATGGTTATTGCTTCTTTGATTGCCATTACTTCTGGAGGGAGTGCGGGACCAGAAGCTCCTTTAGTACAGGTTAATGGTAGTTTGGGCAGTTGGTTGGGAGATAAATTAAAACTAACCAAGTCTTCCATCAGGATTTTAACCTTTTGCGGTATGAGTGCGGCTTTAGGAGCTTTTTTTGGCGCACCAATTGGTGCAGCACTTTTTGCTTTGGAAATACCTCATCGTCGGGGTTTGCAATATTTTGAAGCGATCGCTCCTGCTATTATTGCCGCCATTCTTTCTTTTGCTGTATTTCGGCTCAATACTGGCATGACTATTGGCGGTTTCTATCATTTTGAGGAAGTTCCTGCCCTTTCTCCCCAAAATTTGTTTGAAGGTTTGGTTTTGGGCTTTATTGGTGCGGGATTAGCAGTCATGTTTATTTTTGTTTTTCGTTTAATTGGCAAATTACTCGAACCTTTAGAACACGATAGAATTTTGCTGGCGACTTTGGGCGGACTGTCAATTGGTCTAATTGCTTTTGTTTTTCCCCAAACCCTATTTTTTAGCGAAGCGCAAATTCAGACAGTAATTGAAACTGGGGCGAGTTTGGGAGCGGGTTTATTATTAGCGATCGCAATAGCTAAAATGTTTGCTATTAGTTTTACACTTCATTCTGGCTTTTTAGGTGGTTTTATTTTCCCTTTGTTTTTTATTGGTGCTAATGCTGGTTATGCAGTTTCTCTAGCAGTACCACAAGTTCATCCAACGGTAGGTATGGTTTGTCTGATGGCGGCGGTAAACGTAGCCGTAACCAAAACTCCAGTTAGTACCAGTATTATTCTTAGCGTACTTTCAGGTACGACCATGCTGCCTGTAATTGCTATATCCAGCTTTGTTAGTTTTGTTTTAACTAGCCAAATCTCGATGATTAAGACACAGCGTAGTCGAGATTTAGAGGAAGTTAGTTCTTCTAGCTTGATTTTAGAGAAAGTAACTTCAGTTAATGAAGAAGACACTGCTGTTCTCGGTCTGAATAAAATAAAAGCCTTGGTAAATAACTAA